In Gimesia panareensis, the genomic window AAGGTGATGATTCTCAAGCTCACTGATAATCCGGAAGACGCCGGCAAACAGCTGGTGCCTCCCAAATACAACGATCAGTCTGAACTGACAGCGGAAGTCAAAGCGGGCGGAAATTCCATCAACTTTGATCTGACCACGAAGTAACTCAGTTCAGATCCGGGCGGGTTGCTTGACGGGAGATGCTTTCTGGCTGGTCTCGACCGAACTGACGTAGTGACTGCTCCGGAGCAGGAAGCGTTTTTCGACCAGGTTCCACATCAGAACCGCACCGAAAAACGTCAGGCTGACTGCGGTCGCCAGGAACAACCAGGGATGTTCTGCCGACCAGCCTGCATTCAGCAGCAGCTGGATCAGTGGGAAGTGCAGGATATAGACGCCGTACGAAAAATCGCCGTACTTGCCGAAGTTCCCCGCGTAGAGAAAGAGTCCGAAAAACAGGACGATCACCGCCAGTGCCATCGGTTGCAGCCAGGGCAGGGGAGTCCAGTGGTCGATCAGCAGCACAAGGGCGGCCAGGGTAACGAACAGTTTCACACGGCGTTCAAACAGCGGCAGATAATAAAACAGCCCGGCTCCAGCGACGAAAAAGCAGAGCTGCCCAGGCAGCTGGCGGGCCAGCTGTTCATAAAAGGCATTCCCCGTCTGCGCAGCGGCTCCGAGCAGAAATGTGGCATAGCCGACTGAAAGGGCATAGACCAGCAGCAGCAGTGGCAACCGCGGCGCGCGTCTCAGGCAAAATACGAGCAGCGGCACCGAGACGTAGAACATCACTTCCACTTTCAGTGTCCAGAGCGCACCGTTGACTGCCGGCAACCGATTCGCTTCAAACACGCCCGGCAGCGTCGACTGGATAAAATTCAGAAACGTCAGGTTCGCCAGCAGGTACTTCACCCAGCTCAGGGAAAAATACTCCGGCAGCGGTTGAGTGCTGACCAGGGCCAGCCCGAGTGCGGAGAGCAGGACCACCGTGAAATAAGCGGGATAAATCCGCCGGATGCGTTTGCTGGTGTACGAGAGGAGCGAGGACGAGCGTTCGTAACTCATCACAATCAGAAATCCGCTCACGACGAAAAACGCCTGAACTGCAATCCTCGATGACAAAAACCCCGTGACACTGCGCAACGCTTCAAAGCCGGAGAGTTCGGTTGCATGAACCAGGCAGACCGTCAGCGCCAGCAGCAATCTCAGCAGATCGAAGTTATTCTTCTTGAGACGGGGATGATCGAGGGGCAGCAAATCCATTTCCTCACCCGGGTTTGACAGCATGAACAGCGAAGCACCGAGCGGCACTGTCGCAAAACAGGGAAAATCTGTCAAGATAGGTCAGAAACGAGCTGTAAACAGGCTATGAGATCAGACCTGTGCTCTGAATCAGGGTCGAGGACACATCCCCTAAAACCGTACCGGCTTGTGTTCTGTCTGTTGTGCCGTCATTCCGTACTTCAACCGTTCACTGAGGTCTTCCACGCGCGCCCGACTCTGCTCCTGCAGAAACCGGATCATATTTTCCCGTTGTTCCACAGTCGCGCGGGGCGGGGAAGGGTTAGAGTAGCGGCGGGGAGGCGGTTCTGCCAGCGAAGAGGCCAGCAGACTCACAATCGTGGTCGCGACGTTCAAGGTCAGAAACACCAGGCACTTCGTGTCGGGATCGGTGGTGACCTCTTCCTCGGTGCTGGCCAGACGCGTGTTCTGTTCGTCGCCGGGATGTTCAAAATCGAATTCACACTGGCAGAATTCGCAGGAAGTACTGTCCCGATCGATGTCCGCCTGACAGCCGGGACACGTTTGAAATTGCGTCCGAGGATCTTCCTCATGATATCCAGTCATCACGACTCCTTTACTGGTTTGAGGATAACGAGCGCGGGTAGCTCAGTCCATTTTCGGCCCTGCCGTCTATTGTACCTCCTCGAAAACGGCTGGCAATGTCTTTTTGGAATGCCGCCGGGAATTCAGAGCTGGCTGAACGATTTTTTCTCAAAACCAGTCTTCATCGTGCGGCTCAAATTCCTCAGGTGTCGCGATCAAACCTGATTCCAGATCGACGTTTCGCTGTGTCTCCAGTTCGAGGGAGCGCCAGTATTCGAGTCTGGATTTCAATCCATCAGGAGATAAAAACTCTTCTTCTCCAAATTCATCTCTCTCTCTGACCCGCCAGGGAACTGGTTGCTCCGAGCGATTCTGGTGGTAGACCTTTGCTAACACCTGCCGCTCCGACTGCCAGTCCCCTTCGAAGATCCGGATCTGGCGAATGGCGGTCTGATGTGCAGCGGCAGCTTTAATTTCCGCCAATCCCATTTCGGTCAGCGTTCTCAGAATCTTGAGATCTTCTATAGTCGGAGATTCGACGGGGATAATCTCAATCATGAGCACCATCTACGTACCAAGGACTTCAGAGCAACAAGTCTCAATTCAACCAGAAGATAAAATTCCGCGAAACAGAACTCTACTCCTTCGCGTTCTTCTCCCGCATCAGCTTGTCGTTGAACTCAGCCGGCTGGGAGCCGCTGTTGCGCCGCAGGTTGGCGCCCATGCTGCGTTTGTGGCTGAAGGGGACCCGGTTGGCGTTCGACTTTTCCAGGATCGCATGCAGGTCGGCCCGCATCGTTTTGATCTGCTTCTGATACTTCGGATCGAAAATCAGATTGTGCTGTTCCAGCGGATCTTTTTCCATATCGTACAGCTCGTCGATGTCCCAGATGCCGTGATATTGAATGAACTTATACCGCGGCGTCCGCAGGGCGAATGTCGTGGGCGTCTGGGGGAAATTGAACTCCCAGTAATATTCATACAGAATATTCTGCCGCCAGTCCGCAGCGGGCAGTTTGCCGGCCGCCAGTTCCAGGAAGCTTTGCCCGTCCATCTGCGATGGGGTTTTCAACCCGGCCGCCGCCAGGCAGGTCGGGCCGATGTCGATGTTGGCGACCACTTCATTGATCACGGTTCCCGGTTTCCAGAGACCGGGACAGACGCCGACCAGCGGCACCCGCATCGACGCTTCATAGGCGGTCCGTTTATCGATCAGGCCGTGCTCGCCCCACTGAAAGCCGTTGTCGCCCATGTACATAATCAGCGTGTTCTCAGCATAGCCGTTGTCCTTGAGCCACTTCCGCACGCGGGCGATCGATTCGTCCACGCTCAGCAGGGCTTCACAGTACAGGCGGTAATGCTCTTCGATATCCGTATCCTGGTGATAGGCAAAATCAACGCCGTGCCAGCTGTTTCGCTGGTTCTTGAGCCACATCGGTTTGTTGAAATAATTCTCGGACGTATTCGCCATCGTTTTCGGAATGGGCATCGCCTTGTCTTTGTAGCGTCCCGCATGACGTTCCGCGGGGTGGAACATGCCGTGCACACCCTTGTGAGACAGGTACATGAAGAACGGCTTGTCTTTTGGTTTGACGCTTTCGTTCAACCAGTTGATGGCGTAGTCAGTCAGTTCGTCGGTGATGTAGCCTTTCTGCGGAACCGATTTCCCGTCGACGTTCAACGACCATTTCTTCAGATGTGTCGGCGGGTAGTAGTGTCCCTGTCCGCGGAAAGAAACCCACTTGTCGAAGCCGGGCCGCGGTGCATCCGAGTGACCTCCCATGTGCCATTTCCCGAAGAAGGCGGTCTGGTAGCCGGCGGCCTGCAGGTACTGCGGAAAGAATTTCGTGCCGGGTGGGGTCTGCACGTTATTGTCGACCACGCCGTGATTGTGCATGTACTGCCCGGTCAGAATCGAAGCCCGGCTGGGTGAGCAGAGCGAGGTGGTCACCACGGCGTTTTTGAAGTAGACGCCCTGTTTGGCCATCGCATCCATCGCGGGAGTTTCCACCCAGGGATGACCGGCAAAGCCCATCACGTCGTAACGGTGATCGTCGGCGAGAATAAAGACCACGTTACGCGGTTTGGCCCCTTTGATCTTTTCCAGCTTGAGATCCGCGGGAGCAGGATCCGCAGC contains:
- a CDS encoding acyltransferase family protein codes for the protein MDLLPLDHPRLKKNNFDLLRLLLALTVCLVHATELSGFEALRSVTGFLSSRIAVQAFFVVSGFLIVMSYERSSSLLSYTSKRIRRIYPAYFTVVLLSALGLALVSTQPLPEYFSLSWVKYLLANLTFLNFIQSTLPGVFEANRLPAVNGALWTLKVEVMFYVSVPLLVFCLRRAPRLPLLLLVYALSVGYATFLLGAAAQTGNAFYEQLARQLPGQLCFFVAGAGLFYYLPLFERRVKLFVTLAALVLLIDHWTPLPWLQPMALAVIVLFFGLFLYAGNFGKYGDFSYGVYILHFPLIQLLLNAGWSAEHPWLFLATAVSLTFFGAVLMWNLVEKRFLLRSSHYVSSVETSQKASPVKQPARI
- a CDS encoding sulfatase family protein, translated to MRMISTLCLLVFLYTTSLTSAADPAPADLKLEKIKGAKPRNVVFILADDHRYDVMGFAGHPWVETPAMDAMAKQGVYFKNAVVTTSLCSPSRASILTGQYMHNHGVVDNNVQTPPGTKFFPQYLQAAGYQTAFFGKWHMGGHSDAPRPGFDKWVSFRGQGHYYPPTHLKKWSLNVDGKSVPQKGYITDELTDYAINWLNESVKPKDKPFFMYLSHKGVHGMFHPAERHAGRYKDKAMPIPKTMANTSENYFNKPMWLKNQRNSWHGVDFAYHQDTDIEEHYRLYCEALLSVDESIARVRKWLKDNGYAENTLIMYMGDNGFQWGEHGLIDKRTAYEASMRVPLVGVCPGLWKPGTVINEVVANIDIGPTCLAAAGLKTPSQMDGQSFLELAAGKLPAADWRQNILYEYYWEFNFPQTPTTFALRTPRYKFIQYHGIWDIDELYDMEKDPLEQHNLIFDPKYQKQIKTMRADLHAILEKSNANRVPFSHKRSMGANLRRNSGSQPAEFNDKLMREKNAKE